The proteins below come from a single Portunus trituberculatus isolate SZX2019 chromosome 2, ASM1759143v1, whole genome shotgun sequence genomic window:
- the LOC123507184 gene encoding putative nuclease HARBI1, with product MYNLNFRAQKRTRCLVERGIGLLKRRFHALHGEIRLSPQKTCHVIIACAVLHNICKVRNINLRVDPEEEEAAAVINVVPPPEAHEGLAVEGLPQDGLRYRQHFTNLTFQNVE from the exons ATGTATAATTTAAATTTCAGAGCTCAAAAGAGGACTAGGTGTTTGGTGGAGAGGGGTATTGGCCTTCTCAAACGTCGCTTCCACGCCCTCCATGGTGAAATACGTCTGAGTCCTCAAAAAACCTGCCACGTAATCATAGCTTGTGCAGTATTGCACAACATATGTAAAGTCCGCAACATAAATCTACGAGTAGAtcctgaggaagaggaggcagctgCAGTCATCAATGTGGTGCCTCCCCCTGAAGCACACGAGGGATTGGCTGTGGAAGGACTTCCTCAAGATGGTCTACGCTATAGGCAGCACTTCACCAACCTTACCTTTCA AAATGTTGAGTGA
- the LOC123507180 gene encoding uncharacterized protein LOC123507180 has protein sequence MKHEAWDEIAYLITASHPMVIRTKAECEKRWYTVQSKAKESIAKYKKGVVGTGGGPATPTLDAITQFIYDILGEGNVTFQGITTGLDTNLESVKVLVVDRLEEVDCAGAPTTTSLPCLPLPDAEGPPQDSFVMEALEEESEVPPPKKRQNSVWDQPEEGDEVTLQKKKLKLDIECLERKHKVEMECLQHKHDINGMFTT, from the exons ATGAAGCATGAGGCCTGGGATGAGATAGCTTATCTCATAACTGCATCTCATCCCATGGTTATAAGGACCAAGGCTGAATGCGAAAAACGCTGGTATACAGTTCAGTCCAAAGCAAAAGAATCAATTGCTAAATATAAGAAGGGAGTTGTTGGAACAG GGGGAGGTCCTGCAACTCCTACATTAGATGCTATTACGCAATTCATTTACGACATCCTGGGGGAAGGCAATGTGACCTTCCAAGGCATCACCACAGGATTGGACACAAACCTGGAATCTGTCAAGGTGTTGGTAGTTGACAG ATTAGAAGAGGTTGATTGTGCAGGAGCACCAACAACCACCAGCCTGCCATGTCTTCCTCTGCCTGATGCTGAAGGTCCACCACAGGACAGCTTTGTGATGGAGGCTCttgaagaagagagtgaggtgCCACCCCCCAAGAAAAGGCAGAATTCTGTGTGGGACCAGCCAGAGGAGGGAGACGAAGTAACTCttcaaaagaagaaattaaaattaGATATAGAATGTTTAGAGCGCAAACATAAGGTAGAAATGGAATGTTTACAACATAAACATGATATAAATGGAATGTTTACAACGTAA